The Haloplanus salinarum genome includes a region encoding these proteins:
- the pdxS gene encoding pyridoxal 5'-phosphate synthase lyase subunit PdxS yields the protein MTETDLEELRRGTELVKRGFARMQKGGVIMDVVNAEQARIAEDCGAVAVMSLEAVPADIRKRGGVARMADPAALTEILEEVSIPVMGKARIGHTKEAEILQAKGADMVDESEVLTPADDDYHIDKRDFTAPFVCGARNLPEALRRIDEGAAMIRTKGEAGTGDVNQAVTHQRAIKGAIRELDGMAHEERERWAREHGAPRDLVHETAEMGRLPVVNFAAGGIATPADAALMMHHGCDGIFVGSGIFGAENPQAMGTAIVEAVNNWDDPERLAEIATNVGKGMKGQSNADMPEEEQLQGRGV from the coding sequence ATGACCGAGACGGACCTCGAAGAGCTTCGGCGTGGTACCGAGCTGGTGAAACGTGGATTCGCACGGATGCAGAAAGGCGGCGTCATCATGGACGTCGTCAACGCGGAACAGGCCCGCATCGCGGAGGACTGCGGCGCCGTCGCGGTGATGAGCCTCGAAGCCGTTCCCGCGGACATCCGCAAGCGCGGGGGCGTCGCCCGGATGGCCGACCCCGCGGCACTGACGGAGATCTTGGAGGAGGTGTCTATCCCCGTGATGGGTAAGGCCCGCATCGGCCACACCAAGGAAGCGGAGATCCTCCAGGCGAAGGGTGCCGACATGGTCGACGAGAGCGAGGTGCTCACGCCCGCGGACGACGACTACCACATCGACAAGCGCGATTTCACCGCTCCCTTCGTCTGTGGCGCGCGGAACCTCCCCGAGGCGCTCCGGCGGATCGACGAGGGCGCGGCGATGATCCGAACCAAGGGCGAGGCCGGCACCGGCGACGTGAACCAGGCGGTCACCCACCAGCGGGCGATCAAAGGCGCCATCCGGGAACTCGACGGGATGGCTCACGAGGAGCGCGAGCGGTGGGCACGCGAGCACGGCGCGCCCCGCGACTTGGTCCACGAGACCGCCGAGATGGGGCGGCTTCCGGTCGTCAACTTCGCCGCCGGCGGCATCGCGACGCCGGCCGACGCGGCGCTCATGATGCACCACGGCTGTGACGGCATCTTCGTCGGGTCGGGTATCTTCGGCGCCGAGAACCCCCAGGCGATGGGGACGGCCATCGTCGAGGCGGTCAACAACTGGGACGACCCCGAGCGCCTGGCCGAGATCGCGACGAACGTGGGCAAGGGCATGAAGGGACAGTCGAACGCCGACATGCCCGAAGAGGAGCAACTGCAGGGCCGCGGCGTCTGA
- a CDS encoding DUF1405 domain-containing protein — protein MSSGPDAAAVGRLRALFDGDGLPEADALPRWLAPLPRAVENLGLSLAPAVVATNLVGTVFGFWYYRFQFAAEPLAAWPLVPDSPVATLFIALSLGLWSLGRSNEVVDALAFFGCWKLGLWTPFVLLVFADGFLATTALPMYAFLLGSHLMMVVEAFVIHRYSDFPVGAVAVAVAWYGLNDLVDYFVPVVGTPHHTLLPGQRIVDGTITHLSPTHELAAAGAVVLTLTATFLTLATRVKKLEAR, from the coding sequence ATGTCCTCCGGGCCGGATGCCGCCGCCGTCGGTCGGCTCCGCGCGCTCTTCGACGGCGACGGTCTCCCCGAGGCCGACGCCCTTCCCCGGTGGCTCGCCCCGCTTCCGCGGGCCGTCGAGAACCTCGGCCTCTCGCTCGCGCCCGCCGTCGTCGCCACCAACCTCGTCGGCACCGTCTTCGGGTTCTGGTACTATCGCTTCCAGTTCGCGGCCGAACCGCTCGCGGCGTGGCCGCTCGTCCCCGACAGCCCCGTCGCGACGCTCTTCATCGCGCTCTCGCTCGGCCTCTGGTCGCTCGGCCGCTCGAACGAGGTGGTGGACGCACTCGCCTTCTTCGGCTGCTGGAAGCTCGGCCTCTGGACGCCCTTCGTCCTCCTCGTCTTCGCCGACGGCTTCCTCGCGACCACCGCGCTCCCGATGTACGCCTTCCTCCTCGGGAGTCACCTCATGATGGTCGTCGAGGCGTTCGTCATCCACCGGTACAGCGACTTCCCCGTGGGCGCCGTCGCCGTCGCCGTCGCGTGGTACGGCCTGAACGACCTGGTCGACTACTTCGTCCCCGTGGTGGGGACGCCCCACCACACCCTGCTCCCCGGCCAGCGCATCGTCGACGGGACGATCACCCACCTCTCGCCGACCCACGAACTCGCCGCCGCGGGCGCCGTCGTCCTGACGCTCACGGCCACGTTTCTCACGCTCGCGACGCGGGTGAAGAAACTCGAAGCACGGTGA